One genomic region from Silvibacterium dinghuense encodes:
- the rpmG gene encoding 50S ribosomal protein L33, producing the protein MREIVTLQCPVCKERNYTTTKNKKTTTGRLEFSKFCNRCRKHTDHKETK; encoded by the coding sequence ATGCGCGAAATCGTCACTCTCCAGTGCCCCGTGTGCAAGGAGCGGAACTACACGACGACGAAGAACAAGAAGACGACCACCGGCCGTCTGGAGTTCTCGAAGTTCTGCAACCGCTGCCGCAAGCATACTGACCACAAAGAAACGAAGTAA